One region of Streptomyces capillispiralis genomic DNA includes:
- a CDS encoding DUF3040 domain-containing protein, with amino-acid sequence MPQSDDERLVDLSARLAHEDPRFARSLSAGRPARPREYRRTGARWLLAVGVTMLVGGVAVADGLLIAAGLVLTGITVQLLDPDHPRTGRPRHDEPRPGRRPDRGHR; translated from the coding sequence GTGCCCCAGTCCGACGACGAGCGCCTCGTCGACCTCTCGGCCCGACTCGCGCACGAGGATCCCCGTTTCGCCCGCTCGCTGTCCGCCGGGCGGCCGGCCCGCCCGCGCGAGTACCGGCGTACGGGTGCCCGGTGGCTGCTGGCCGTCGGGGTGACCATGCTGGTGGGGGGCGTGGCCGTCGCCGACGGGCTGCTCATCGCGGCGGGCCTGGTCCTCACCGGGATCACGGTCCAGCTGCTCGACCCCGACCACCCGCGCACCGGCCGCCCCCGACACGACGAACCCCGGCCCGGACGTCGTCCGGACCGGGGTCACCGGTAG
- a CDS encoding metallophosphoesterase family protein has translation MVRVPSAVTNALHRIRRVPRALTRRHRTRRPAAPAAVTLAPRARPWTRALGLVAVVTLGAWLGLLVVGNVRVPVGPMNTTMTLRPSLTGGTKINISPLGALQLDSHIAPVRLDVNVDQLDPERSQALVDHPERLSGLQDEVAQDITRGTADLAVRSCIAVVTGATALGLVVYRRPRRALAAGGLALTLLVASGGTAYATWNADSVLEPKFSGLLSSAPSLVGDARSIVTEFDVYQKELARLVTNVTKLYDATSTLPAYQPDPTTIRVLHVSDIHLNPASWKIIASLVEQYRVDVIVDSGDTMDHGSAAENGFLDPIEDLGAPYVWVRGNHDSLVTQRYLERMKNVHVLDDGRARTVAGLRFAGIGDPQFTPDRSKRAGAEESQELAGARLASALRDQRTAGTPVDVAIAHEPSAAREVDGTVPLVLAGHIHHEKTEVMRYGTRLRVEGSTGGSGLRAIEGTYPDPIETSILYFDRDSRRLQAWDSIELGGLGLTTAEVSRHLPEENQPGAAPSPSPSPSPSTATPSTTSP, from the coding sequence ATGGTCCGCGTCCCCTCCGCCGTCACGAACGCCCTGCACCGCATCCGACGGGTCCCGCGGGCCCTCACCCGCCGTCACCGCACCCGCCGGCCCGCCGCCCCCGCGGCCGTGACCCTCGCGCCGCGGGCGCGCCCCTGGACCCGTGCCCTCGGCCTCGTGGCCGTGGTCACCCTCGGCGCCTGGCTCGGCCTGCTCGTGGTCGGCAACGTCCGTGTCCCGGTCGGCCCCATGAACACCACCATGACCCTGCGCCCCTCCCTCACCGGCGGCACGAAGATCAACATCTCCCCCCTGGGCGCCCTCCAACTCGACAGCCACATCGCCCCCGTCCGCCTCGACGTCAACGTCGACCAGCTCGACCCCGAGCGCTCCCAGGCCCTCGTCGACCACCCCGAACGCCTCTCCGGCCTCCAGGACGAGGTCGCCCAGGACATCACCCGCGGCACCGCCGACCTCGCCGTGCGCTCCTGCATCGCCGTCGTCACCGGGGCCACCGCCCTCGGCCTCGTCGTCTACCGCCGGCCCCGCCGGGCCCTCGCCGCGGGCGGCCTCGCCCTCACCCTGCTGGTCGCGTCCGGCGGCACCGCCTACGCCACCTGGAACGCCGACTCCGTCCTGGAACCGAAGTTCTCCGGCCTGCTCTCCTCCGCGCCCTCCCTCGTCGGCGACGCGCGCAGCATCGTGACCGAGTTCGACGTCTACCAGAAGGAGTTGGCCCGCCTCGTCACCAACGTGACCAAGCTCTACGACGCCACCTCCACCCTCCCCGCCTACCAGCCGGACCCCACCACCATCCGTGTGCTGCACGTCTCCGACATCCACCTCAACCCGGCCAGCTGGAAGATCATCGCCTCGCTGGTGGAGCAGTACCGGGTGGACGTGATCGTCGACTCCGGCGACACGATGGACCACGGCAGCGCCGCCGAGAACGGCTTCCTGGACCCCATCGAGGACCTGGGCGCGCCCTACGTCTGGGTGCGGGGCAACCACGACTCGCTCGTCACCCAGCGCTACCTCGAACGGATGAAGAACGTCCACGTCCTCGACGACGGCAGGGCCCGGACCGTCGCCGGACTGCGCTTCGCCGGCATCGGCGATCCGCAGTTCACCCCCGACCGTTCGAAGAGGGCCGGGGCCGAGGAGTCCCAGGAACTGGCGGGCGCCCGTCTCGCCTCCGCCCTGCGCGACCAGCGGACCGCCGGCACCCCGGTGGACGTGGCGATCGCCCACGAACCGTCCGCGGCCCGCGAGGTCGACGGCACCGTGCCGCTGGTCCTGGCCGGCCACATCCACCACGAGAAGACGGAAGTCATGCGGTACGGCACCCGGCTCCGCGTGGAGGGCTCCACCGGCGGCAGCGGCCTGCGCGCCATCGAGGGCACGTACCCCGACCCGATCGAGACGTCGATCCTCTACTTCGACCGCGACTCCCGGCGCCTCCAGGCGTGGGACTCGATCGAACTGGGCGGGCTCGGGCTGACGACGGCGGAGGTCAGCCGGCACCTCCCCGAGGAGAACCAGCCCGGCGCCGCCCCCTCACCGAGCCCGTCGCCGAGCCCGTCCACCGCCACGCCCTCGACGACCTCCCCGTAA
- a CDS encoding metallopeptidase family protein produces the protein MLEMTREMFEELVAEALDRIPPELTRLMDNVAVFVEDEPPADDPELLGVYEGTPLTERGEWYAGVLPDRITIFRGPTLRMCESQEDVVAETEITVVHEIAHHFGIDDARLHALGYG, from the coding sequence GTGCTGGAGATGACGCGCGAGATGTTCGAGGAACTGGTCGCCGAGGCGCTGGACCGGATCCCTCCGGAGCTGACGCGACTGATGGACAACGTCGCGGTGTTCGTCGAGGACGAACCGCCGGCGGACGATCCGGAACTGCTCGGGGTGTACGAGGGAACCCCGCTGACGGAACGGGGCGAGTGGTACGCCGGGGTGCTGCCGGACCGGATCACCATCTTCCGGGGGCCGACGCTGCGGATGTGCGAGTCCCAGGAGGACGTCGTGGCCGAGACGGAGATCACGGTGGTGCACGAGATCGCGCACCACTTCGGGATCGACGACGCCCGGCTGCACGCGCTCGGTTACGGCTAG
- a CDS encoding DEAD/DEAH box helicase, which yields MPIASTDHVVVPENTEDTDIDVTTEVAAPEPTFADLGLPEGVVRKLAQNGVTTPFPIQAATIPDALAGRDILGRGRTGSGKTLSFGLPTLATLAGGRTEKHKPRAVILTPTRELAMQVADALQPYGDVLGLKMKVVCGGTSMGNQIYALERGVDVLVATPGRLRDIINRGACSLENVQITVLDEADQMSDLGFLPEVTELLDQVPAGGQRMLFSATMENEIKTLVDRYLDKPATHEVDAAQGAVTTMSHHILVVKPKDKAPVTAAIASRKGRTIIFVRTQLGADRVAEQLRDAGVKADALHGGMTQGARTRTLADFKDGYVNVLVATDVAARGIHVDGIDLVLNVDPAGDHKDYLHRAGRTARAGRTGTVVSLSLPHQRRQIFRLMEDAGVDATRHIIQGGAAFEPEVAEITGARSMTEVQAESAGNAAQQAEREVAQLTKELERAQRRAAELREESDRLLARVARERGEDVETVVAEAAAVVAAEAEVTLPEQPTSRDVERVERTERTDSSAPYERRERRDDRRDGDRGGFRRDDRGDRGGRSFERRDDRGGFRRDDRRDGDRGGFRRDDRGDRGGDRGGRSFERRDDRGGFRRDDRRDGDRGGFRRDDRGDRGGFRRDDRGDRGGDRGGDRGGRSFERRDDRGGFNRDRDDRGGFNRDRDRGGFRRDERTGHRGSDRPFNRDRQGDRPGFRTGAHDRPHGRRDDHRGGGSFGRREDKPRWKRNG from the coding sequence ATGCCCATCGCCAGTACTGATCACGTCGTCGTGCCCGAGAACACCGAGGACACGGACATCGACGTCACCACCGAGGTGGCGGCTCCCGAGCCCACCTTCGCCGACCTCGGTCTCCCCGAGGGCGTCGTGCGCAAGCTCGCGCAGAACGGCGTGACCACCCCCTTCCCGATCCAGGCCGCGACCATCCCGGACGCCCTGGCCGGCAGGGACATCCTCGGCCGTGGCCGCACCGGCTCCGGCAAGACCCTCTCCTTCGGTCTGCCGACCCTGGCCACCCTGGCCGGCGGCCGCACCGAGAAGCACAAGCCGCGCGCCGTCATCCTGACGCCGACGCGCGAGCTGGCCATGCAGGTCGCCGACGCGCTCCAGCCCTACGGCGACGTCCTCGGCCTCAAGATGAAGGTCGTCTGCGGCGGCACCTCCATGGGCAACCAGATCTACGCCCTCGAGCGCGGCGTCGACGTCCTGGTCGCCACCCCGGGCCGGCTGCGGGACATCATCAACCGCGGCGCCTGCTCGCTGGAGAACGTGCAGATCACCGTTCTCGACGAGGCCGACCAGATGTCCGACCTGGGCTTCCTGCCCGAGGTCACCGAACTGCTCGACCAGGTCCCGGCGGGCGGCCAGCGCATGCTGTTCTCCGCGACCATGGAGAACGAGATCAAGACCCTCGTCGACCGGTACCTCGACAAGCCGGCGACGCACGAGGTCGACGCGGCGCAGGGCGCGGTGACGACCATGTCGCACCACATCCTCGTCGTGAAGCCCAAGGACAAGGCGCCGGTCACCGCGGCCATCGCCTCCCGCAAGGGCCGCACCATCATCTTCGTCCGCACCCAGCTGGGCGCCGACCGCGTCGCCGAGCAGCTGCGGGACGCGGGCGTGAAGGCGGACGCGCTGCACGGCGGCATGACCCAGGGCGCGCGCACCCGGACGCTGGCCGACTTCAAGGATGGCTACGTCAACGTGCTCGTGGCGACGGACGTCGCCGCGCGCGGCATCCACGTCGACGGCATCGACCTCGTCCTCAACGTGGACCCGGCCGGCGACCACAAGGACTACCTGCACCGCGCGGGCCGCACGGCGCGCGCCGGGCGCACGGGCACGGTCGTCTCGCTGTCCCTGCCGCACCAGCGGCGCCAGATCTTCCGTCTGATGGAGGACGCGGGCGTCGACGCCACGCGCCACATCATCCAGGGCGGCGCGGCCTTCGAACCGGAGGTCGCCGAGATCACCGGCGCCCGGTCCATGACCGAGGTGCAGGCCGAGTCGGCGGGCAACGCGGCGCAGCAGGCCGAGCGCGAGGTCGCCCAGCTCACCAAGGAGCTGGAGCGGGCGCAGCGCCGCGCGGCGGAGCTGCGCGAGGAGTCCGACCGGCTGCTGGCCCGGGTCGCGCGCGAGCGCGGCGAGGACGTCGAGACGGTGGTGGCCGAGGCGGCCGCCGTCGTGGCGGCCGAGGCCGAGGTGACGCTGCCCGAGCAGCCGACCTCGCGGGACGTGGAGCGGGTCGAGCGCACGGAGCGTACGGACTCCTCCGCGCCGTACGAGCGCCGTGAGCGCCGGGACGACCGCCGTGACGGGGACCGTGGCGGTTTCCGCCGCGACGACCGCGGTGACCGTGGTGGGCGTTCCTTCGAGCGTCGTGACGACCGGGGTGGCTTCCGCCGGGACGACCGCCGTGACGGGGACCGTGGCGGTTTCCGCCGCGACGACCGCGGTGACCGTGGTGGTGACCGTGGTGGGCGTTCCTTCGAGCGTCGTGACGACCGGGGCGGTTTCCGCCGGGACGACCGCCGTGACGGCGACCGCGGTGGCTTCCGCCGCGACGACCGCGGTGACCGTGGCGGCTTCCGCCGCGACGACCGGGGCGACCGCGGTGGTGACCGTGGTGGTGACCGTGGTGGGCGTTCCTTCGAGCGCCGTGACGACCGGGGCGGCTTCAACCGTGACCGTGACGACCGGGGCGGCTTCAACCGCGACCGCGACCGCGGCGGTTTCCGCCGTGACGAGCGCACCGGACACCGCGGCAGCGACCGTCCCTTCAACCGCGACCGCCAGGGCGACCGCCCGGGCTTCCGCACCGGCGCCCACGACCGCCCCCACGGCCGTCGTGACGACCACCGCGGCGGCGGCTCCTTCGGCCGCCGCGAGGACAAGCCGCGCTGGAAGCGCAACGGCTGA
- a CDS encoding HAMP domain-containing sensor histidine kinase yields the protein MPLFWRIFLLNAVVLIVATALLLGPVTVSTPVLLTEAAVLTAGLAAMLVANALLLRIGLAPLQRLTRAMTTTDLLRPGHRPAVGGRGEIAELITTFNTMLDRLEDERATSSARALSAQEAERRRVARELHDEVGQSLTAVLLQLKRAADHAPPGLGEELRQVQEATRAGLEEIRRIARRLRPGVLDELGLASALKALAAEFAGPGLDVRHRLAPDLPPLDREAELVLYRVAQEALTNTVRHARAHRAEIALHRTPGGVELRVRDDGRGTGGAPEGAGVRGMRERALLIGAGLTVESGTEPTVESGAGVGTVVRLAVPVPVRFPAHTLVPVRGSAPAHAPPP from the coding sequence GTGCCTCTGTTCTGGCGGATCTTCCTGCTGAACGCCGTCGTCCTCATCGTCGCCACGGCCCTGCTGCTGGGCCCGGTCACCGTGTCCACTCCCGTGCTGCTCACCGAGGCCGCGGTCCTCACGGCGGGGCTCGCCGCCATGCTGGTCGCCAACGCGCTGCTGCTGCGGATCGGTCTGGCGCCGCTGCAACGCCTGACGCGCGCCATGACCACCACCGACCTGCTCCGCCCGGGACACCGGCCCGCGGTCGGCGGGCGGGGCGAGATCGCCGAGCTGATCACCACCTTCAACACGATGCTCGACCGGCTGGAGGACGAGCGCGCCACCAGCAGCGCCCGCGCCCTGTCGGCCCAGGAGGCGGAACGCCGCCGGGTTGCCCGGGAACTGCACGACGAGGTCGGCCAGTCCCTCACCGCCGTCCTGCTCCAGCTCAAGCGCGCCGCCGACCACGCACCGCCCGGCCTGGGCGAGGAACTCCGCCAGGTCCAGGAGGCCACCCGGGCCGGGCTGGAGGAGATCCGGCGCATCGCCCGCCGGCTGCGCCCCGGCGTCCTGGACGAACTCGGCCTGGCCAGCGCGCTGAAGGCGCTCGCCGCCGAGTTCGCCGGGCCGGGGCTCGACGTCCGGCACCGTCTCGCGCCGGACCTGCCGCCGCTGGACCGCGAGGCCGAGCTGGTCCTCTACCGGGTGGCCCAGGAAGCGCTCACCAACACCGTCCGCCACGCCCGCGCCCACCGCGCCGAGATCGCCCTGCACCGCACCCCCGGCGGTGTCGAACTCCGCGTCCGCGACGACGGCCGGGGCACCGGCGGCGCACCGGAGGGCGCCGGCGTCCGCGGCATGCGGGAACGCGCCCTGCTCATCGGGGCCGGGCTGACCGTGGAGTCCGGCACCGAGCCGACCGTGGAGTCCGGCGCCGGCGTCGGCACCGTCGTACGGCTGGCCGTCCCCGTCCCCGTCCGCTTCCCCGCGCACACCCTCGTTCCCGTACGCGGGTCCGCGCCCGCGCACGCCCCGCCCCCGTGA